The Solea senegalensis isolate Sse05_10M linkage group LG4, IFAPA_SoseM_1, whole genome shotgun sequence genome includes a region encoding these proteins:
- the faim2b gene encoding fas apoptotic inhibitory molecule 2b isoform X1, which yields MKKGKQVTDDNEPPTYQEATAGYEEMEAQFAWDDKFIRQTFIRKVYAILMVQLLVTVAIIGLFTFCAPVRFFIQTHPGLYMASYMMFFATYIALSCCGELRRQFPWNIILLVLFTLSISIMMGFVSSFYNTQSVLLCVGITALVCLCVTVFSFQSKIDVTSCQGVLFSLCMVMLLCAITMSIVVPFGYVPWLHAVYAVIGAIVFTLFLAFDTQMLLGNKRYAISPEEYIFATLSIYLDIIYLFSFLLQITGQGRD from the exons ATGAAAAAGGGAAAG CAGGTGACTGACGACAATGAGCCTCCCACCTATCAGGAGGCAACAGCAG gcTATGAGGAGATGGAGGCTCAGTTTGCCTGGGACGATAAGTTCATCAGGCAAACCTTTATCAGGAAG gtCTACGCCATCCTCATGGTTCAGCTTTTGGTTACCGTGGCGATCATTGGTCTCTTTACATTTTG cgcTCCTGTCAGGTTTTTCATTCAGACTCATCCCGGCTTGTACATGGCCTCTTA TATGATGTTCTTTGCCACCTACATTGCACTGTCCTGCTGTGGAGAGCTGAG GAGGCAGTTTCCGTGGAACATCATTCTCTTAGTTCTGTTT ACGTTAAGCATTTCCATCATGATGGGATTTGTGTCAAG CTTTTACAACACtcagtctgtgctgctgtgtgtgggaATCACAGCTctggtgtgtctctgtgtcactgtcttCAGTTTTCAGAGCAAG ATCGATGTGACGTCCTGTCAGGGCGTCCTGTTTTCTCTGTGCATggtcatgcttctctgtgccaTCACCATGTCCATTGTCGTCCCCTTTGGTTAT GTTCCCTGGTTACACGCTGTTTACGCCGTGATAGGAGCCATCGTCTTCACACTG TTCCTGGCGTTTGACACTCAGATGCTGTTGGGGAACAAGCGCTACGCCATAAGTCCAGAGGAATACATCTTTGCAACGCTCAGCATCTACCTGGACATTATTTACCTGTTTAGCTTCCTGCTACAGATCACAGGACAGGGGCGCGACTGA
- the faim2b gene encoding fas apoptotic inhibitory molecule 2b isoform X2: MKKGKVTDDNEPPTYQEATAGYEEMEAQFAWDDKFIRQTFIRKVYAILMVQLLVTVAIIGLFTFCAPVRFFIQTHPGLYMASYMMFFATYIALSCCGELRRQFPWNIILLVLFTLSISIMMGFVSSFYNTQSVLLCVGITALVCLCVTVFSFQSKIDVTSCQGVLFSLCMVMLLCAITMSIVVPFGYVPWLHAVYAVIGAIVFTLFLAFDTQMLLGNKRYAISPEEYIFATLSIYLDIIYLFSFLLQITGQGRD; this comes from the exons ATGAAAAAGGGAAAG GTGACTGACGACAATGAGCCTCCCACCTATCAGGAGGCAACAGCAG gcTATGAGGAGATGGAGGCTCAGTTTGCCTGGGACGATAAGTTCATCAGGCAAACCTTTATCAGGAAG gtCTACGCCATCCTCATGGTTCAGCTTTTGGTTACCGTGGCGATCATTGGTCTCTTTACATTTTG cgcTCCTGTCAGGTTTTTCATTCAGACTCATCCCGGCTTGTACATGGCCTCTTA TATGATGTTCTTTGCCACCTACATTGCACTGTCCTGCTGTGGAGAGCTGAG GAGGCAGTTTCCGTGGAACATCATTCTCTTAGTTCTGTTT ACGTTAAGCATTTCCATCATGATGGGATTTGTGTCAAG CTTTTACAACACtcagtctgtgctgctgtgtgtgggaATCACAGCTctggtgtgtctctgtgtcactgtcttCAGTTTTCAGAGCAAG ATCGATGTGACGTCCTGTCAGGGCGTCCTGTTTTCTCTGTGCATggtcatgcttctctgtgccaTCACCATGTCCATTGTCGTCCCCTTTGGTTAT GTTCCCTGGTTACACGCTGTTTACGCCGTGATAGGAGCCATCGTCTTCACACTG TTCCTGGCGTTTGACACTCAGATGCTGTTGGGGAACAAGCGCTACGCCATAAGTCCAGAGGAATACATCTTTGCAACGCTCAGCATCTACCTGGACATTATTTACCTGTTTAGCTTCCTGCTACAGATCACAGGACAGGGGCGCGACTGA